The stretch of DNA cacacaccatttgaaACGGTGGACTTATCACAATCACGTCCATCCTTCACCTCCTCATCATTACCACCTGCTTATGTTTTTAAGAAGGCAACAGCAACGAGTGAGAAGTTTGCTTAATTCATCGATCTCCCCACCGCCACCTGTTTGGTGAGGAGCTTGTGCAGATCTAGTGAGTGAAAAGCTGGGGGGGGGTGAACCGCTGGGGCGGGGGACAGCTGGATCACTCACCGATCCTCCCCAGTCCGAGGATGCCCACGGTGCTGTTGGCCAGCTCATACCCACACAGCCACTGGGTCCTCCAAGTCCCCCAGCcccctctaaacacacacaaaccaggtCAGGGTGCTGTGGCACACTGGAGCTTATGTGAAAATTGACCTGCATCAagtctacatatacacactaaacATATAATGAGTTTATGTAAATTCCTGTATAAGCATATTATCTTGGTTACAGTGACAGGCCTATATTAAATAATTGGCATATTTCACTCTATGGGGTAATAGCTATAATTATGTCTACAGGTTCATCTTGACTAAAGAATTAAGCTGCTCGTATCCAATTATATTACCCAACGCAGCTGGAAATAAATAAGGGCATAAATATGCAAgaagcgggtgtgtgtgtgtgtgtgtgtgtgtgtgtgtgtgtttacgttttGGCCTCGTGCGTAGCTTCAATGAGTCTTCGTGATGTAGCAAGTAGGAGGGCAACGGTCAGCTCGGCCACTGCATCCGTCAGCACATCAGGAGTGTAGCCCACGCGGATGCCCCTGGTCGCACGTgcaaagaacacaaacacacgtcatGAGAATCACGGTAAAAACAACACACCACCCTAGCATATTGAATGTACACACCTCACTTTAATATACTAAATTCACTAAAGAAATAAGcttgcacacacaaatacgTCTTCCACTGACCGTTTCTTCAGCTCATCCAGTGAAAGATGGTCAAACCCCACTGACATGGTACTAATCACCTTCAGGTTTGGACCTGCACGCCACATAAAACGCACATTGTAATAAGGACCACGACtactgtaaaacaaacaaaaacaacttgtttgtgCGAACCTGCGGCGTCTAAAAGTTCAGCGTCGATCTTCTCCGTCAGGACGCAGAGCAGTCCATCACAGCCCTTGACCTTCTGAAGTAGTACCTGACGGGGGACGGGGTCGTCAGAGTCCCACAGCTCCATCTGCACCCTGCACATTTACCAATGATTATTAACATCATTTACACAGCAACCGCTCAAGGGCTCAACTTGAAAGCGAGAAgcaaagaatgaaagaaagaaatcaTAAATAAAAGTTCGTTTGCTTTTTTAGTTTTGACGTGTAATATGCATGCTATAAAAACAGCAAAGACAAACCATTTGCCATTTAAATGAAAAGAATTTGGTATTTTTATGTCACTGATTAATGCGTATGAAAATAAAACTTAAAATGTATCTATGATAAACGAAATGGCAAATGTGGGTTTGCATTTTCAGTTTATtgttttaattatatatataaaattaaattaaatataatagTCTGTGTGCTTGTTAATCGGCACTGAAAAGATCACAGTAGTTTGCTATCATTAACTTAATCGCATATGAACTTACTGCCCAGACGTCTGAAGTATCTGCAGACCCTGTGGGGGCACCTTGCGGGTGACGTACACACGCGGTACCGAAGACATCGCTCGCCGAATCGCAGCCACCGCCACCGGAGCCACCGGAACCACACTGAGCCCAATGCGCTGCAGCCTCCGCAACGCGGTGTTGCACCACATTGTACACCAAGTCTAAACAGACGGGACCGCTGACTAAAGACGACTGTTTACACGGGGGACTTCGGAACCTGGCAGACTGTCCCGTAGAAATCACGGGGGGCGGGATGTTTCTGGACCCCGAGGGGCGGTGACCGATACCCGGTGGTCTTAGCCAATATGAAACAAGAATAACTGACAAAAGGCCAAAAGTTTAGTTATCCTATGAATGCAGATTAACGACACATAATAATTCCTAAATTGATGTTTGAATTACTTCAAATGTAGAATCATTTTTTTGATAATTGGTCAGTTGAAACAGTAAATCCGCAGTAAATCTACATGTTTTCCAGGATCATTCAGTTACTTTTAAAACACCAATAGACTGTTTTATCTTAATTTTCAATTCTGGCTGGTTCTTGTTCCTCATGAGTAACCAGGATGGTATGGACTTTTATCTACCTTTACAATACAAAGTCCCTGAACGAATAGTGTGACAAACACAGATTAACACAGATTAAGACCAATCAAAtgtatttaaacatttaaacaactgTAAATACTgtttaaatctctctctctctgtttacttttactaaaaGATCTGTAGTAAATATTTGATAGGTCTGACAAACAACCTCCCCctccacacgcacgcacacacacacacacacacacacacacacacacacacacacacacacacacacacacacacacacacctgtctctttTTTGTTATTCTTTTTTAGTAATGAACACAAACATCATTCATCCATCCTACATAAAACAGGCTGGTCACATTTACCAATTAGATTATTAGATGTCATGAGATAACATCAAATGCATCATTATAATCATTAATAATAAACTTTAAAGTGCTTCTCTTGCCTTTCT from Brachyhypopomus gauderio isolate BG-103 unplaced genomic scaffold, BGAUD_0.2 sc94, whole genome shotgun sequence encodes:
- the grhprb gene encoding glyoxylate reductase/hydroxypyruvate reductase, giving the protein MWCNTALRRLQRIGLSVVPVAPVAVAAIRRAMSSVPRVYVTRKVPPQGLQILQTSGQVQMELWDSDDPVPRQVLLQKVKGCDGLLCVLTEKIDAELLDAAGPNLKVISTMSVGFDHLSLDELKKRGIRVGYTPDVLTDAVAELTVALLLATSRRLIEATHEAKTGGWGTWRTQWLCGYELANSTVGILGLGRIGVAIAERLKPFKVKRFIYTDVEPRPELAKMIQADYVSMDKLARESDFLAACCALTPETQGICNKNLFSKMKKTSIFINTSRGGVVNQEDLYEALARGEIAGAGLDVTTPEPLPTGHPLFTLKNCVILPHIASASYTTRNAMSALSANNLLAGLRGDPMPKELPL